CTGGTATTCGCCGGTAAGCGTATCGACGCTGACCTCCGAGCAGGAAGCGCCATAGGCATAGTAATAGAACGGCCTTCCCCTGCCCTCGGCGCGGTCCCAATGGATCTTCGGCGTCTTGTAAAAACCGGCGGCCGAGAGCTGCACCCGCGCGGCATAGGCGGATTTGATGAGGTCGGCGAAGGCGATGCGCTCCGCTCCGATCCTCACCGTATTCGGTTCGAAGGCGACGTCGGCTTCGTCAACGCCGTAACGCTCCGCCGCGAAGCGCACGAGCCGCGCCTTGATCTGTTGAGCCGCATTTGCGGCCGCCATGCCGTTCAGGTCGGAGCCGGAAGATGCGGCCGTCGCCGAGGTGTTCGGCACCTTGCCGGTCGAGGTTGCCGTCACTTTGATGCGGTCGAGATCGACCTGGAACTCGTCCGCCACCACTTGCGCCACCTTGGTATAGAGCCCCTGCCCCATCTCGGTGCCGCCGTGGTTCAGCTGGATCGAGCCGTCCGTATAGACATGGATCAACGCGCCAGCCTGGTTGTATTCGGTCTTGGTGAAGGAAATGCCGAATTTCACCGGCGTCAACGCGATGCCGCGCTTAATGACGTGGTTCTGCCGGTTGAAGGCAAGGATGGCCTGGCGCCGGGCGGCATAGTCCGACGAGGCTTCGAGTTCCTCGATGATCCGGCCGATGATGTTATCTTCGACCGTCTGGTGGTACGGTGTCAGATTGCGCCCCTCGCCGCCGTAGAAATTCAGCTTGCGGATTTCGAGCGGATCCTTGCCGAGCGTATAAGCGATGTCCTCGATCATCCGCTCGCCGCCGACCATGCCCTGCGGCCCGCCGAAACCACGGAAGGCGGTATTCGAGACCGTGTTGGTCTTGAGCGGGCGTGAGCGCAGCCGGACGTTCGGATAGAAATAGCAATTGTCGGCGTGGAAGAGCGCGCGGTCGGTCACGGGACCGGAAAGGTCCGCCGAGAAACCGCAGCGGGCGGCAAAGACTGCGTCCACCGCCTCGATCCGGCCGTCGTCGTCAAAGCCGATCTTGTAGTCGACGTGGAAGTCGTGCCGCTTGCCGGTCGCCGTCATGTCGTCGTCGCGGTCCGGGCGCACCTTGACGGCGCGGCCGTATTTCCTCGCCGCAAGCGCCGCCACCGCGGCAAAGAGGTTTGCTTGCGTTTCCTTGCCGCCGAAGCCGCCGCCCATGCGGCGAACATTCACCGTCACGGCATTCGACGGCACGCCCAGCACATGCGCGACCATGTGCTGCGTCTCGCTCGGATGCTGCGTCGAAGCAAAGACTGTCACCTCATCGTCCTCGCCGGGGATCGCAAAGGAGATGTGGCCTTCGAGGTAGAAATGGTCCTGGCCGCCGATCCGCATTTCGCCCTCGACGACATGCCTCGCCCTGGCAAAGCCGGCGTCGATATCGCCGCGTTCGAGCTTCAGGGGATCGATCACCAGCGGATAGTTGGCGGCCGCGGCTTCGACGACGTCGGTCACATGCGGCAGATCGCGATATTCGATCTTCACCTTGGCCGCCGCGCGCCGGGCCGCATCGCGCGAAGTTGCGATCACGGCGAAGATCGGCTGGCCGTGGAATTCGACCTTGCCGGTGGCGAACACGGGATCATCGTGCTTGTGGGCCGGGCTGATATCGTTCTCGCCCGGAATGTCGTCCGTCGCCAGGATCCCGACGACGCCGGGGCTGTTCTTCACCGCCTCGAAGTCGATCGACAGGATTTCGGCGTGCGCGTGCTCAGAGAGTCCCAGGTAGCCGTGCAGCGTGCCGGCTGGCTCTGGAATATCGTCGATATATTCGGCCGTGCCCGACACGTGCTTGTGGCCGGACTCGTGGCGTTCCTTTTCGTGGACGCCGCCGCGGATGCGGTCTATGGGCTGCATCACATTCATGGGTCCACCTCTTCTAGACAGCGACTGCGGCGGCGCGATCGATACGGACGTTACTCGTATCCTGCGTTTCCAGATAGAAGCGCCGCAGCAGGTTTTTCGCAACCAGCATGCGGTAGCCGGCCGAGGCGCGCCAATCGGTGAGCGGTGTGAAATCCTGCTCGA
The Ensifer sp. WSM1721 genome window above contains:
- the xdhB gene encoding xanthine dehydrogenase molybdopterin binding subunit translates to MNVMQPIDRIRGGVHEKERHESGHKHVSGTAEYIDDIPEPAGTLHGYLGLSEHAHAEILSIDFEAVKNSPGVVGILATDDIPGENDISPAHKHDDPVFATGKVEFHGQPIFAVIATSRDAARRAAAKVKIEYRDLPHVTDVVEAAAANYPLVIDPLKLERGDIDAGFARARHVVEGEMRIGGQDHFYLEGHISFAIPGEDDEVTVFASTQHPSETQHMVAHVLGVPSNAVTVNVRRMGGGFGGKETQANLFAAVAALAARKYGRAVKVRPDRDDDMTATGKRHDFHVDYKIGFDDDGRIEAVDAVFAARCGFSADLSGPVTDRALFHADNCYFYPNVRLRSRPLKTNTVSNTAFRGFGGPQGMVGGERMIEDIAYTLGKDPLEIRKLNFYGGEGRNLTPYHQTVEDNIIGRIIEELEASSDYAARRQAILAFNRQNHVIKRGIALTPVKFGISFTKTEYNQAGALIHVYTDGSIQLNHGGTEMGQGLYTKVAQVVADEFQVDLDRIKVTATSTGKVPNTSATAASSGSDLNGMAAANAAQQIKARLVRFAAERYGVDEADVAFEPNTVRIGAERIAFADLIKSAYAARVQLSAAGFYKTPKIHWDRAEGRGRPFYYYAYGASCSEVSVDTLTGEYQVERTDIIHDVGKSLNPALDLGQVEGAFVQGMGWLTTEELWWDAKGRLRTHAPSTYKIPLASDRPRIFNVRLAEWSVNREETIRRSKAVGEPPFMLGISVLEAISMAAASVAAYRFPPRIDTPATPERVLMAIERLRGAARDAADG